The Beijerinckiaceae bacterium RH AL1 genome has a segment encoding these proteins:
- the mdtA_2 gene encoding multidrug efflux system, subunit A (ID:RHAL1_03124;~source:Prodigal:2.6): protein MRRIWRFLAWATGIAVVIALAIPLFTTSLLNKPGAEKQADARGKHGKHGGGAAGDEGPVPVLTAAARQADVPVYVEGVGTGQALNSVLIRSQVDGILVKLNFVEGQNVKAGDLIAQIDPRLYQATFDQNVAKKKQDEAVLSNAKLDLARYKMLAQTKAGTQQQYDTQLATVAQDEAQVALDQATIDSSATTLSYTNITSPIAGRVGIRNVDVGNVIHAADTTGIVTISQIQPISVFFNVPQQELPRINKATLAGQLDVQATDSTGKDVIDHGVLAAVNNTIDATTGTVKLRANFPNHDLQLWPGIFVNVRLRVETLKNAVVIPVGALQRGPKGAFVFTVGQGKDDKTGKETAVAKVTDVTAGQQDDTQAVIETGLKAGDAIVTSGFQKLTDGAKIAPSPDKAAERAAAEGGAPALHEQGVTPPAESDATPGRPHRGKRRSSSNTE from the coding sequence ATGAGGCGGATCTGGCGATTTCTCGCTTGGGCGACCGGCATCGCGGTGGTGATCGCGCTGGCGATACCCCTGTTCACGACCAGCCTCCTGAACAAGCCGGGCGCGGAGAAGCAGGCCGACGCCCGTGGCAAGCACGGCAAGCACGGCGGCGGCGCGGCCGGCGACGAGGGGCCGGTGCCGGTGCTCACCGCCGCGGCGCGCCAGGCCGACGTGCCGGTCTACGTCGAGGGCGTCGGCACGGGGCAGGCGCTGAACTCGGTGCTGATCCGCTCGCAGGTCGACGGCATCCTCGTGAAGCTGAACTTCGTCGAGGGGCAGAACGTGAAGGCGGGCGACCTCATCGCCCAGATCGATCCGCGCCTCTATCAGGCGACCTTCGACCAGAACGTCGCCAAGAAGAAGCAGGACGAGGCGGTGCTCTCCAACGCCAAGCTCGACCTCGCCCGCTACAAGATGCTGGCGCAGACGAAAGCCGGCACGCAGCAGCAGTACGACACGCAGCTCGCTACCGTCGCCCAGGACGAGGCGCAGGTCGCGCTCGACCAGGCGACGATCGACTCCTCGGCGACGACGCTCTCCTACACCAACATCACCTCGCCGATCGCCGGCCGCGTCGGCATCCGCAACGTCGACGTCGGCAACGTGATCCATGCCGCCGACACGACGGGCATCGTCACGATCTCGCAGATCCAGCCGATCAGCGTGTTCTTCAACGTGCCGCAGCAGGAGCTGCCGCGCATCAACAAGGCGACGCTTGCCGGCCAGCTCGACGTCCAGGCGACGGATTCGACCGGCAAGGACGTCATCGACCACGGCGTGCTGGCCGCGGTGAACAACACGATCGACGCGACGACCGGCACGGTGAAGCTGCGCGCCAACTTCCCCAACCACGACCTGCAGCTGTGGCCCGGCATCTTCGTCAACGTCAGGCTCCGGGTCGAGACGCTGAAGAACGCGGTCGTCATCCCGGTCGGCGCGCTGCAGCGCGGTCCGAAGGGCGCCTTCGTGTTCACCGTCGGCCAGGGCAAGGACGACAAGACCGGCAAGGAGACGGCTGTCGCCAAGGTCACGGACGTCACCGCGGGCCAGCAGGACGACACGCAGGCGGTGATCGAGACCGGGCTGAAGGCCGGCGACGCGATCGTCACCTCGGGCTTCCAGAAGCTGACCGACGGCGCCAAGATCGCGCCCTCGCCCGACAAGGCGGCCGAGCGCGCCGCCGCCGAAGGCGGCGCCCCCGCGCTGCACGAGCAAGGCGTGACGCCGCCGGCCGAGAGCGACGCCACGCCGGGCCGCCCGCACCGCGGCAAGCGCCGGTCGAGCTCGAACACGGAATGA
- a CDS encoding RND efflux system, outer membrane lipoprotein, NodT family (ID:RHAL1_03125;~source:Prodigal:2.6), protein MLALIPTRRGAASGRASWRVAVAAALAAATALGGCVPNAVVPDTTLDVPGSYRYAAPKDGGAPLEDHATDWWRTFRSPELTRFMEATEIQNLDIAAAIGQVEQADALVRQSGAALLPSITANDQVTRAKSSGALLGGGGGSSGGSSVAVVGAGASRSNSAYTTLVSSFSASYQLDFWGKNRATYKAAQDNATANRWNRQTVQLTSLASTATTYYTILATRERIAYARQNIKASSDILKLIQLRQTAGTATDLDVAQQAALVANLKASIPPLEVTEAQNIAALAVLLGNAPEHVEVAARSVLKAPMPVIAPGIPSEVLTRRPDVEFAEASLSSAHGNLVAARAAFFPQLNLTAQGGFESLALKTLFSPASTFYTAAFSLAQPIFDGGLLQGQFDQQKGIQDQLVAQYKKAVVTAFSDVDKALAAVKLYAEQEELTRQSLVASQRAFQLSQDRLKQGVLDVVTLLQTEQTLFTTQDTLIQARLLRFTEAIALYQALGGAYAGRAKETKGGT, encoded by the coding sequence ATGCTGGCGCTGATCCCCACCCGACGCGGCGCGGCCTCAGGCCGCGCGTCGTGGCGCGTCGCCGTGGCGGCCGCGCTCGCGGCGGCGACGGCGCTCGGCGGCTGCGTGCCCAACGCCGTCGTGCCCGACACGACGCTCGATGTTCCCGGCAGCTACCGCTACGCCGCGCCGAAGGACGGCGGCGCGCCGCTCGAGGATCATGCGACGGATTGGTGGCGCACCTTCCGCTCGCCCGAGCTGACCCGCTTCATGGAAGCGACGGAGATCCAGAACCTCGACATCGCCGCGGCCATCGGCCAGGTCGAGCAGGCCGATGCGCTGGTGCGACAGTCGGGCGCGGCCCTGCTCCCCTCGATCACCGCCAACGACCAAGTGACGCGGGCGAAGTCCTCTGGCGCGCTTCTCGGCGGGGGCGGCGGCAGCAGCGGGGGCTCGTCCGTCGCGGTGGTCGGGGCGGGCGCGTCGCGATCGAACAGCGCCTACACCACGCTCGTTTCCTCGTTCAGCGCCAGCTACCAGCTCGACTTCTGGGGCAAGAACCGCGCGACCTACAAGGCGGCGCAGGACAACGCGACCGCCAACCGCTGGAACCGGCAGACGGTGCAGCTCACCTCGCTCGCCTCGACGGCTACGACCTACTACACGATCCTCGCGACGCGCGAGCGCATCGCCTACGCCCGCCAGAACATCAAGGCGTCGAGCGACATCCTCAAGCTGATCCAGCTCCGCCAGACGGCCGGCACGGCGACCGACCTCGACGTCGCGCAGCAGGCGGCGCTGGTCGCCAACCTCAAGGCGTCGATTCCGCCGCTCGAGGTCACCGAGGCCCAGAACATCGCGGCGCTCGCCGTCCTGCTCGGCAATGCACCCGAGCATGTCGAGGTCGCGGCGCGCAGCGTCCTCAAGGCGCCGATGCCGGTCATCGCGCCGGGCATCCCCTCCGAGGTGCTGACGCGGCGGCCGGACGTCGAGTTCGCCGAGGCGAGCCTCAGCTCGGCGCACGGCAACCTCGTCGCGGCGCGCGCGGCCTTCTTCCCGCAGCTCAACCTCACCGCGCAGGGCGGTTTCGAGAGCCTCGCGCTCAAGACGCTGTTCTCGCCGGCCTCGACCTTCTACACCGCAGCCTTCAGCCTGGCGCAGCCGATCTTCGACGGCGGCCTGCTGCAGGGGCAGTTCGACCAGCAGAAGGGCATCCAGGACCAGCTCGTCGCCCAGTACAAGAAGGCAGTGGTCACCGCCTTCTCCGACGTCGACAAGGCGCTTGCCGCTGTAAAGCTCTATGCGGAACAAGAAGAATTGACCCGGCAGTCCCTTGTGGCATCCCAACGGGCTTTCCAGCTGTCCCAGGACCGATTGAAGCAGGGCGTGCTCGACGTCGTGACGTTATTGCAAACGGAGCAGACGCTATTTACCACCCAGGACACGCTGATCCAGGCGAGGCTGCTCCGCTTCACCGAGGCGATCGCATTGTATCAGGCGCTCGGTGGCGCCTACGCCGGCAGGGCGAAGGAGACCAAGGGCGGCACCTGA
- the mdtC gene encoding multidrug efflux system, subunit C (ID:RHAL1_03122;~source:Prodigal:2.6): MNFSAPFIRRPIGTMLLAIGVFLIGAVSYTLLPVASLPGIDFPAVFIATQYPGASPENMASTVAAPIERRVGEIAGVTELTSINSLGSSVIIAIFDLSRNVAAAARDVQAALNAAATDLPAGLPNVPIFRKANPNNIPVLILAVTSDSLSPSAVYDAADTVLIQRISQVSGVSDVSVAGADQPAIRVTADPQRLSAMGLSQDDVRTTIVNANALSPTGAIDGSSYARTIATDDQLKTLDDYKSLVVRNVAGRSVILSDVATVENSTRNARSEATFMGKPAILIYVRKQASANVIETVDRVKALIPEIRRFMPAGIDVQILNDRTTSIRASVDDMLATLAVTIALVMMVVLVFLRRLTPTAAAGVTVPLALAGTFALMYLVGFSIDNISLMALATSVGFVVDDAIVMIENIDKAREAGMSPMRAALVGSKQIGFTVISISVSLMAAFIPLLLLGGVAGMLFREFSVTLAFAIIISTIASLTITPMICANFTSKKPPRKPNRIDRIIEGVLSRNAALYAATLRVVLRHRIMTLLVMAGTIGLTVFLFAKTPKGVFPEDETDLIMGTTEAPAATSFQALVPLQHRAAKLVQDDPAVAAVGSSVGNSGTGPSASELNEGKLFISLKPSSELNGDTTAQIVDRLRKKLKTIVGLDTFLIPRTDLKFGGRDTKSALSLTLTDSDYAELTRTYPLVEDRIKQVPGLVDVTTDHEAAGLQANVIVDRLAASRLLVTMANIDNTLNNAFAQRQISTIYSPRNQYRVILESPADQQRDLNDILATYVPAGVSLQNGTSLSGAGVQTALNTTPNNGQAQTATTGPSTQTSTSSTSAASPATANITAVQGTTSGGATVTANPTGQIRLQSMARVEVGTAPLSVNHQGQFPEVTISFNLKPGAIQQEVSDAVLAAVEQMHLPDTVHFGYTGDAKLFQQSSGGQGPLLWAALISVYIVLGVLYESFAHPLTIISTLPSAGLGALLALNVTGTQLTLIAFIGIVLLIGIVKKNGIMLVDFALHAERERGLPAEAAIYEACVERFRPILMTTLAALLGALPLILATGPGSALRRPLGITIAGGLIVSQMLTLYTTPVIYLYLDKLHHRLRRMRIPRRFGRRRRVAPAE, from the coding sequence ATGAATTTTTCGGCGCCCTTCATCCGCCGGCCGATCGGCACCATGCTGCTGGCGATCGGCGTGTTCCTGATCGGCGCCGTGTCGTACACGCTGCTGCCGGTCGCGAGCCTGCCGGGCATCGACTTCCCTGCCGTCTTCATCGCCACGCAATACCCGGGCGCGAGCCCCGAGAACATGGCCTCGACGGTCGCCGCGCCGATCGAGCGGCGCGTCGGCGAGATCGCAGGCGTCACCGAGCTGACCTCGATCAACTCGCTCGGCTCCTCCGTCATCATCGCGATCTTCGATCTGTCGCGGAACGTCGCCGCCGCGGCGCGCGACGTCCAGGCCGCGCTGAACGCGGCCGCGACCGACCTGCCGGCAGGGCTCCCCAACGTCCCGATCTTCCGCAAGGCCAATCCCAACAACATCCCCGTGCTCATCCTGGCGGTGACGTCGGACAGCCTGTCGCCGTCGGCGGTCTACGATGCCGCCGACACGGTCCTGATCCAGCGCATCTCGCAGGTGTCGGGCGTGTCCGACGTGTCGGTCGCCGGCGCCGACCAGCCGGCGATTCGCGTCACCGCCGACCCGCAGCGGCTCTCGGCGATGGGGCTCTCCCAGGACGACGTGCGCACCACGATCGTCAACGCCAACGCGCTGTCGCCGACGGGCGCGATCGACGGCTCGTCCTACGCCCGTACCATCGCCACCGACGACCAGCTGAAGACCCTCGACGACTACAAGAGCCTCGTCGTCAGGAACGTCGCCGGCCGCAGCGTGATCCTCTCCGACGTCGCCACCGTCGAGAACAGCACGCGCAACGCCCGGTCCGAGGCGACCTTCATGGGCAAGCCGGCGATCCTGATCTACGTCCGCAAGCAGGCCTCCGCCAACGTCATCGAGACGGTCGATCGCGTGAAGGCGCTGATCCCGGAGATCCGGCGCTTCATGCCGGCGGGCATCGACGTGCAGATCCTCAACGATCGCACCACCTCGATCCGCGCCAGCGTCGACGACATGCTGGCGACGCTCGCCGTGACGATCGCGCTCGTCATGATGGTGGTGCTGGTCTTCCTGCGCCGGCTCACGCCGACGGCGGCGGCGGGCGTCACCGTGCCGCTCGCGCTCGCCGGCACGTTCGCGCTGATGTATCTCGTCGGCTTCTCGATCGACAACATTTCGCTGATGGCGCTGGCGACGTCCGTCGGCTTCGTCGTCGACGACGCGATCGTGATGATAGAAAATATCGACAAGGCGCGCGAGGCCGGCATGTCGCCGATGCGCGCCGCACTCGTCGGCTCGAAGCAGATCGGCTTCACCGTCATCTCGATCTCGGTGTCGCTCATGGCGGCTTTCATCCCGCTGCTGCTGCTCGGCGGCGTCGCCGGCATGCTGTTCCGCGAGTTCTCGGTGACGCTCGCCTTCGCCATCATCATCTCGACGATCGCGTCGCTGACCATCACGCCGATGATCTGCGCGAACTTCACGAGCAAGAAGCCGCCGCGCAAGCCGAACCGGATCGACCGGATCATCGAGGGCGTGCTGTCGCGCAATGCCGCGCTCTACGCAGCGACGCTGCGCGTCGTGCTGCGTCATCGCATCATGACGCTTCTCGTCATGGCCGGCACGATAGGGCTGACGGTCTTCCTCTTCGCCAAGACGCCGAAGGGCGTGTTCCCGGAAGACGAGACGGACCTCATCATGGGCACGACCGAGGCGCCGGCAGCGACCTCGTTCCAGGCGCTGGTGCCGCTGCAGCACCGCGCCGCAAAGCTGGTGCAGGACGATCCCGCGGTCGCCGCCGTGGGCTCCTCGGTCGGCAATTCGGGCACCGGGCCGAGCGCCTCCGAGCTCAACGAGGGCAAGCTCTTCATCTCGCTGAAGCCGTCGAGCGAGCTCAACGGCGACACGACGGCGCAGATCGTCGACCGCCTGCGCAAGAAGCTGAAGACGATCGTCGGGCTCGACACGTTCCTGATCCCGCGCACCGATCTCAAGTTCGGCGGCCGCGACACCAAGTCGGCGCTGAGCCTCACGCTCACCGACAGCGACTATGCCGAGCTGACGCGCACCTACCCGCTCGTCGAGGACCGCATCAAGCAGGTGCCGGGCCTCGTCGACGTCACGACCGACCACGAGGCGGCGGGGCTGCAGGCGAACGTCATAGTCGATCGGCTCGCCGCCTCGCGCCTGCTCGTCACCATGGCGAACATCGACAACACGCTGAACAATGCGTTTGCGCAGCGGCAAATCTCGACCATCTACTCGCCGCGCAACCAGTATCGCGTGATCCTCGAGTCTCCTGCCGACCAGCAGCGCGATCTCAACGACATCCTGGCGACCTACGTGCCGGCGGGCGTCAGCCTGCAGAACGGCACGTCGCTCTCCGGCGCCGGCGTGCAGACGGCGCTGAACACCACGCCCAACAACGGCCAGGCGCAGACCGCGACGACGGGCCCCTCGACGCAGACGAGCACGTCCTCGACGAGCGCCGCCTCGCCCGCGACGGCCAACATCACCGCCGTGCAGGGCACGACGAGCGGCGGCGCGACGGTCACGGCCAACCCGACCGGGCAGATCCGCCTCCAGTCCATGGCGCGTGTCGAGGTCGGCACAGCGCCGCTCAGCGTCAACCACCAGGGCCAGTTCCCCGAGGTGACAATCAGCTTCAACCTGAAGCCGGGCGCCATCCAGCAGGAGGTGTCGGACGCCGTGCTCGCCGCCGTCGAGCAGATGCACCTGCCCGACACCGTGCACTTCGGCTACACCGGCGATGCGAAGCTCTTCCAGCAGAGCTCCGGCGGGCAGGGCCCGCTGCTCTGGGCGGCGCTGATCTCGGTCTACATCGTGCTCGGCGTGCTCTACGAGAGCTTCGCCCATCCGCTCACGATCATCTCGACGCTGCCCTCGGCGGGGCTCGGCGCTCTCCTGGCGCTCAACGTCACCGGCACGCAGCTCACCCTCATCGCCTTCATCGGCATCGTGCTCCTGATCGGCATCGTGAAGAAGAACGGCATCATGCTGGTCGACTTCGCGCTGCATGCCGAGCGCGAGCGCGGCCTGCCGGCCGAGGCGGCGATCTACGAGGCCTGTGTCGAGCGCTTCCGGCCGATCCTGATGACGACGCTCGCCGCGCTGCTCGGGGCGCTGCCGCTCATCCTGGCGACGGGCCCCGGCTCGGCGCTGCGCCGCCCGCTCGGCATCACCATCGCCGGCGGCCTCATCGTGTCGCAGATGCTCACGCTCTACACGACGCCGGTGATCTACCTCTACCTCGACAAGCTGCACCATCGCCTGCGGCGCATGCGCATCCCGCGCAGGTTCGGGCGCAGGCGCCGGGTGGCGCCGGCGGAGTGA
- the phrB gene encoding (6-4) photolyase (ID:RHAL1_03126;~source:Prodigal:2.6) has product MPGTLRLVLGDQISDDRLSSLRDLDRKHDTVLLAEVRDEATYVRHHKQKIALVFAGMRGLAERLRRRKVAVRYIGYEDEGNSGSLIGEVRRALAERDYDDVVVTAPGEYRLMQAFEAFAAESNVPFKIREDDRYLCSAHEFAAWAHGKKELRMEFFYREMRRRYGILMDGDAPVGGAWNLDKQNRKAMPKRLTPPPHRFVSPNATTTRAIDDVARLFPDNFGSLDGFGYATTPDEAEAVVSDFISNILPGFGDYQDAMVEGEPWMWHSIISAAMNLGLIDPLDICKRAEAEYRAGRAPLNAVEGFIRQIIGWREYMRGIYWLKMPEFKALNALKADRKLPWLYWSGETEMNCLREAVQTTAAHAYAHHIQRLMVTGNFAMLLGVHPDEINDWYMVVYADAYEWVELPNTHGMATFADGGIIGSKPYAASGAYIDRMSDYCKPCRYDVKARTGKDACPFNPLYWDFLIRNKSKLAGNNRMAMVYRNLDRLSAADQRAIKADAERIKRELGAEPVAVKP; this is encoded by the coding sequence GTGCCAGGAACCCTCCGTCTCGTCCTCGGCGACCAGATCTCCGACGACCGCCTCTCCTCGCTTCGCGATCTCGACCGCAAGCACGACACCGTGCTGCTCGCCGAGGTCCGCGACGAGGCGACCTACGTCCGGCACCACAAGCAGAAGATCGCCCTCGTCTTCGCCGGCATGCGCGGGCTCGCCGAGCGGCTGCGCCGGCGCAAGGTCGCCGTGCGCTACATCGGCTATGAGGACGAGGGCAACTCGGGCTCGTTGATCGGCGAGGTGCGCCGCGCGCTGGCCGAGCGGGACTACGACGACGTGGTCGTCACCGCGCCGGGCGAGTACCGGCTGATGCAGGCGTTCGAGGCCTTCGCCGCCGAGTCGAACGTGCCGTTCAAGATCCGCGAGGACGACCGCTATCTCTGCTCCGCCCACGAGTTCGCGGCCTGGGCGCACGGCAAGAAGGAGCTCCGCATGGAGTTCTTCTACCGCGAGATGCGACGCCGCTATGGGATCCTGATGGACGGCGACGCCCCGGTTGGGGGTGCATGGAACCTCGACAAGCAGAACCGCAAGGCGATGCCGAAGCGCCTGACGCCGCCGCCGCATCGCTTCGTCTCGCCGAATGCGACGACGACGCGTGCGATCGACGACGTCGCGCGGCTGTTCCCCGACAACTTCGGATCACTCGACGGCTTCGGCTACGCGACGACGCCGGACGAGGCCGAGGCCGTCGTCTCCGACTTCATCTCCAACATCCTGCCCGGCTTCGGCGACTACCAGGACGCCATGGTCGAGGGCGAGCCTTGGATGTGGCACTCGATCATTTCGGCGGCGATGAACCTCGGGCTCATCGATCCGCTCGACATCTGCAAGCGCGCCGAGGCCGAGTATCGCGCCGGCCGCGCGCCGCTCAACGCGGTCGAAGGCTTCATCCGCCAGATCATCGGCTGGCGCGAGTACATGCGCGGCATCTACTGGCTGAAGATGCCGGAGTTCAAGGCGCTCAACGCGCTGAAGGCCGACCGCAAGCTGCCGTGGCTCTACTGGTCCGGCGAGACCGAGATGAACTGCCTGCGCGAGGCCGTGCAGACGACCGCGGCGCATGCCTACGCCCATCACATCCAGCGCCTGATGGTGACCGGCAATTTCGCGATGCTGCTCGGCGTGCACCCCGACGAGATCAACGACTGGTACATGGTCGTCTACGCCGATGCCTACGAGTGGGTCGAGCTGCCGAACACGCACGGCATGGCGACCTTCGCCGACGGCGGCATCATCGGCTCGAAGCCCTACGCCGCGTCCGGCGCCTACATCGACCGCATGAGCGACTACTGCAAGCCGTGCCGCTACGACGTGAAGGCGCGCACCGGCAAGGACGCCTGCCCCTTCAATCCGCTCTACTGGGACTTCCTGATCCGCAACAAGAGCAAGCTCGCCGGCAACAACCGCATGGCGATGGTGTATCGCAACCTCGACCGGCTGAGCGCCGCCGACCAGCGCGCGATCAAGGCCGACGCGGAGCGGATTAAGCGCGAGCTCGGTGCCGAGCCGGTTGCGGTGAAGCCTTAG
- the mdtB_3 gene encoding multidrug efflux system, subunit B (ID:RHAL1_03123;~source:Prodigal:2.6) — MSISALFIRRPVATVLLAIAVLLGGALGYNYLAVAALPQVDFPTIQITTQLPGASPETMSELVTAPLERQLGQIPSLTTMTSSSAFALSEITLQFDLNRNIDDAAQDVQAAINAAGSVLPKNLPYPPVYSKVNPADTAVIEIALTSKTIPVRAMSDLADTLIGQRLSEVSGVGHVGILGGVKPAVRIQADLSRLADYGVGMEDLRTAIANANVAGAKGSLDGAKQSYAIGANDQLEDADAYRNVVVTYRNSAPVLISDVADVVDGLENAHVAGWYNGQPAVIIDVQRQPGANVVRTVGRIRTELDKLKSQLPAGVELAVVSDRTGTIKASIADVQFTLMLSVVLVVLVVLVFLRSFRATFIAGVALPLSLIGTFGVMYFLGFSLDNLSLMALTIGTGFVVDDAIVMIENIVRHLEMGEEPIHAALKGAREIGFTVISLTVSLIAVFIPLLFMTGIVGRMFREFALVLTIAVVVSAIVSLTLTPMMCGQLLRRGEEDHDKPKGRLSRLGDGFARRYRGSLEWVLRHQALMLVVTFVTLGATLALYVYIPKGFLPPEDTGLISAVTDADSSVSFEEMSRLQKRVAAIIRDDPAVEGVTSVVGVGTVNATPNSGKLSIVLKPRESGRDGVKAIISRLRDELAPLPKITVAFQSVQDIQITAQSSRAQYQYTLNGTKTAEVGEWANKLVAAMRTSPVLRDVASEAQDGGPRLFVKIDRQLAGRLGISVQNINDTLYDAFGQRQVSTIYAQTNQYRVVLEAQPRYLADSASLKNLYVSSDVAAQVPLSTFTKLTHDTAPLSVQHTEQFPAVTISFNLREGESLSNAVQAIKDASAAIGMPASITGVFAGDAAEFASSLKNEPWLILAAAITIYIVLGVLYESAIHPITILSTLPSAGVGALLALMAFRMDLSLIGLIGIVLLMGIVKKNAIMIIDFALDAEREEGLSPYEAIIQASLLRFRPIMMTTMAALLGALPLALATGTGAELRNPLGISIVGGLLLSQLITLYTTPVIYIALERLRHRIFGEVKHVDPDAEVPDEYEHRRAAE, encoded by the coding sequence ATGAGCATCTCGGCGCTCTTCATCCGGCGGCCGGTCGCGACGGTGCTCCTCGCGATCGCGGTGCTGCTCGGGGGTGCGCTGGGCTACAACTATCTCGCCGTCGCGGCGCTGCCGCAGGTCGACTTCCCGACGATTCAGATCACCACGCAGCTGCCCGGCGCGAGCCCGGAGACGATGTCCGAGCTCGTCACCGCGCCGCTCGAGCGCCAGCTCGGGCAGATCCCCTCGCTGACGACGATGACCTCGTCGTCGGCCTTCGCGCTGTCCGAGATCACGCTGCAATTCGATCTCAACCGGAACATCGACGACGCCGCGCAGGACGTGCAGGCGGCGATCAACGCCGCCGGCTCCGTGCTGCCGAAGAACCTGCCGTACCCGCCCGTCTACTCGAAGGTGAACCCCGCCGACACCGCGGTCATCGAGATCGCACTGACGTCCAAGACGATCCCGGTGCGGGCGATGAGCGATCTCGCCGACACGCTGATCGGGCAACGTCTCTCCGAGGTCTCGGGCGTCGGCCATGTCGGCATTCTCGGCGGCGTCAAGCCGGCGGTGCGCATCCAGGCCGATCTCTCGCGCCTCGCCGACTACGGCGTCGGCATGGAGGATCTGCGTACCGCGATCGCCAACGCCAACGTCGCCGGGGCCAAGGGCTCGCTCGACGGCGCCAAGCAGTCCTATGCGATCGGCGCCAACGACCAGCTCGAGGACGCCGACGCCTACAGGAACGTCGTCGTCACCTACCGCAATTCCGCGCCGGTGCTGATCTCGGATGTCGCCGACGTCGTCGACGGCCTCGAGAACGCGCATGTCGCTGGCTGGTACAATGGGCAGCCGGCGGTCATCATCGACGTGCAGCGCCAGCCCGGCGCCAACGTCGTGCGCACCGTCGGGCGCATTCGCACCGAGCTCGACAAGCTGAAGTCGCAGCTGCCGGCCGGCGTCGAGCTCGCCGTCGTCAGCGACCGCACCGGCACGATCAAGGCCTCGATCGCCGACGTGCAGTTCACGCTGATGCTGTCGGTCGTCCTCGTCGTGCTCGTGGTGCTGGTGTTCCTGCGCTCGTTCCGCGCCACCTTCATCGCCGGCGTCGCGCTGCCGCTGTCGCTGATCGGCACCTTCGGCGTCATGTACTTCCTCGGTTTCAGCCTCGACAACCTGTCGCTGATGGCGCTGACGATCGGCACCGGCTTCGTCGTCGACGACGCGATCGTGATGATCGAGAACATCGTCCGCCATCTCGAGATGGGCGAGGAGCCGATCCATGCGGCGCTCAAAGGCGCGCGCGAGATCGGCTTCACGGTGATCTCGCTCACCGTGTCGCTCATCGCGGTGTTCATCCCGCTGCTCTTCATGACCGGCATCGTCGGGCGGATGTTCCGCGAGTTCGCGCTGGTGCTGACGATCGCCGTCGTCGTCTCGGCGATCGTCTCGCTGACGCTGACGCCGATGATGTGCGGCCAGCTCCTGCGCCGCGGCGAGGAGGACCACGACAAGCCGAAGGGCCGCCTATCGCGCCTCGGCGACGGTTTCGCCAGGCGCTACCGCGGCAGCCTCGAATGGGTGCTGCGCCACCAGGCGCTGATGCTCGTCGTCACCTTCGTCACGCTGGGCGCGACGCTGGCGCTCTACGTCTACATCCCGAAGGGCTTTCTGCCGCCGGAGGACACCGGGCTGATCTCCGCCGTCACGGACGCCGACTCCTCGGTGTCGTTCGAGGAGATGTCGCGGCTGCAGAAGCGGGTGGCGGCCATCATCCGCGACGACCCCGCGGTCGAGGGCGTGACCTCGGTCGTCGGCGTCGGCACCGTCAACGCGACGCCGAACTCCGGCAAGCTGTCGATCGTGCTGAAGCCGCGCGAGTCCGGCCGCGACGGCGTCAAGGCGATCATCTCGCGCCTGAGAGACGAGCTGGCGCCGCTGCCGAAGATCACGGTCGCCTTCCAGAGCGTGCAGGACATCCAGATCACCGCGCAGTCCTCGCGCGCGCAGTACCAGTACACGCTGAACGGCACCAAGACCGCCGAGGTCGGCGAGTGGGCGAACAAGCTTGTCGCCGCGATGCGGACCTCGCCGGTGCTTCGCGATGTCGCCTCCGAGGCGCAGGACGGCGGCCCGCGGCTGTTCGTCAAGATCGATCGCCAGCTCGCCGGCCGCCTCGGCATCTCGGTGCAGAACATCAACGACACGCTCTACGACGCCTTCGGCCAGCGCCAGGTGTCGACGATCTACGCGCAGACCAACCAGTACCGCGTCGTGCTGGAGGCGCAGCCGCGCTACCTCGCCGACAGCGCCTCGCTGAAGAACCTCTACGTCTCGTCCGACGTCGCGGCGCAGGTGCCGCTCTCGACCTTCACCAAGCTGACGCACGACACGGCGCCGCTCTCGGTGCAGCACACCGAGCAGTTCCCGGCGGTGACGATCAGCTTCAACCTGCGGGAGGGCGAGTCGCTCAGCAACGCCGTGCAGGCGATCAAGGACGCCAGCGCCGCCATAGGCATGCCGGCCTCGATCACCGGCGTCTTCGCCGGCGACGCGGCGGAGTTCGCCAGCTCGCTGAAGAACGAGCCGTGGCTGATCCTCGCGGCGGCGATCACCATCTACATCGTGCTCGGCGTGCTCTACGAGAGCGCGATCCATCCGATCACCATCCTCTCGACGCTGCCGTCGGCCGGCGTCGGCGCGTTGCTGGCGCTGATGGCCTTCCGGATGGACCTGTCGCTGATCGGCCTCATCGGCATCGTGCTCCTGATGGGGATCGTGAAGAAGAACGCCATCATGATCATCGACTTCGCGCTCGATGCCGAGCGCGAGGAAGGCCTGAGCCCGTACGAGGCGATCATCCAGGCCTCGCTGCTGCGCTTCCGCCCGATCATGATGACGACGATGGCGGCGCTGCTCGGCGCGCTGCCGCTGGCGCTAGCGACCGGCACCGGCGCCGAGCTGCGCAACCCGCTCGGCATCTCGATCGTCGGCGGCCTGCTCTTGAGCCAGCTCATCACGCTCTACACGACGCCGGTGATCTACATCGCGCTCGAGCGCCTCCGCCATCGCATCTTCGGCGAGGTCAAGCACGTCGATCCCGATGCCGAGGTGCCCGACGAGTACGAGCACCGGAGGGCCGCGGAATGA